One genomic segment of Candidatus Neomarinimicrobiota bacterium includes these proteins:
- the lpdA gene encoding dihydrolipoyl dehydrogenase, with product MENGKRYDVVVMGGGPGGYVAAIRAAQLGNTVAIVEKDALGGICLNWGCVPTKALLRDSEVLHLVKNSDLYGISIPDFKVNFKASVERSRKVASRLSKGVEYLMKKNSIRHLQGTASLVSPGEVQVTHVGRDPALLKAGHVIIATGARNMELPGLEMDGKRIVSSKEAMILEKVPKRMIIIGAGAIGVEFASLYHEYGTEIHLVEMLPHILPQEDEEISRVLGNLFEKRGINIHTSTRVEKAEALKTKVKVHISSGDETSVLDGDIALVAVGVQGNVENLGLEKAGVQVESGWINVDEYCKTTVDRLYAIGDVIGPPWLAHVASAQGRLVAEHLSGKNPQPINMDHIPACTYSRPQVASLGMTEQEARQAGYEMKVGRFPMTANGKALAYGEPDGMVKVIVDSRYGELLGCHIIGMEATELIAEIGVAQTLETTYVEILQTVHAHPTLSESIMEAVAQANGEAIHI from the coding sequence GTGGAGAACGGAAAAAGATATGACGTTGTGGTCATGGGAGGTGGCCCAGGGGGTTATGTGGCAGCCATTCGCGCGGCTCAGTTGGGGAATACCGTTGCCATCGTTGAAAAGGACGCCCTCGGCGGGATCTGTCTGAACTGGGGATGTGTTCCAACGAAAGCCTTGCTCAGGGATTCCGAGGTGCTTCATCTTGTGAAGAATTCGGACCTGTACGGCATATCCATCCCGGATTTCAAGGTCAATTTCAAGGCGTCGGTGGAAAGGAGTCGAAAGGTTGCAAGCCGCTTGTCCAAAGGAGTTGAGTACCTTATGAAAAAGAATTCGATTCGCCATCTCCAGGGAACGGCTTCTCTCGTTTCGCCAGGTGAGGTCCAGGTCACCCATGTCGGCAGAGATCCGGCCCTTCTCAAAGCGGGTCACGTCATAATCGCCACCGGGGCCCGGAACATGGAGCTTCCCGGACTGGAGATGGATGGAAAGCGAATCGTCTCTTCAAAGGAAGCGATGATTCTCGAGAAAGTGCCCAAAAGGATGATCATCATCGGCGCCGGTGCCATCGGCGTGGAATTCGCGAGTCTTTATCATGAATACGGGACGGAAATCCATCTCGTTGAAATGTTGCCTCACATTCTTCCCCAGGAGGATGAGGAGATTTCACGGGTCCTTGGCAACCTGTTCGAGAAACGTGGCATCAACATTCACACCTCCACACGTGTTGAAAAGGCAGAGGCCTTGAAGACCAAGGTAAAAGTCCATATCTCCTCAGGGGATGAGACATCGGTTCTTGACGGTGACATCGCCCTCGTCGCCGTGGGCGTCCAGGGTAACGTGGAGAATCTGGGACTCGAAAAGGCGGGGGTTCAGGTGGAGAGTGGGTGGATTAACGTTGACGAATACTGCAAGACGACCGTGGACCGACTGTACGCGATAGGGGATGTGATCGGACCCCCGTGGTTGGCTCACGTTGCTTCAGCTCAGGGGAGGCTGGTAGCTGAACATCTCAGCGGGAAGAATCCGCAACCGATCAATATGGACCACATCCCGGCCTGTACCTACAGTCGCCCCCAGGTGGCCTCCCTGGGAATGACGGAACAGGAAGCACGGCAGGCGGGCTATGAAATGAAGGTAGGCAGATTTCCCATGACCGCCAATGGAAAGGCACTCGCCTACGGAGAGCCAGACGGGATGGTGAAAGTCATCGTGGATTCCAGGTACGGGGAACTGTTGGGCTGCCACATAATCGGAATGGAAGCGACAGAGCTCATTGCCGAGATAGGTGTTGCGCAAACCTTGGAGACCACCTACGTGGAGATCCTTCAGACAGTCCATGCTCACCCCACGCTCTCCGAATCCATCATGGAGGCCGTTGCCCAGGCCAATGGCGAGGCTATCCACATCTAG